A genome region from Nicotiana tabacum cultivar K326 chromosome 13, ASM71507v2, whole genome shotgun sequence includes the following:
- the LOC107827383 gene encoding acylsugar acyltransferase 3-like (The RefSeq protein has 3 substitutions compared to this genomic sequence) has product MASIDQSPIGTTPENINKPFSATTISLPLVSIISEKLIKPSSPTPHTKRWHRLSLIDQAFSNSYIPFSLFYTKQQLDAISKNNNPTQISHLLEESLSKILSTYYPYAGRLKDNNVVDCNDTGAEFVEAQISCPISQTLNWHNSATEDLLFPQGLPWSNSADRGLVAVQLSYFNCGGIAISMCISHKIGDGCSGYNLFRDWSEITRDPNFSKPSLHYVEQSVFPPPSSGPFLSPLFMSNKHDCVQRRYIFSNEKLLHLKNRVAAESEVQNPTRTEVVSALIFKRAVAAAKANSGFFQPSSMVQAVDLRAQIGLPPNAIGNLLTICPTSITNEQSMTISKLVSEMRKSKELAYNRDNIFVALLLELANSKQEYHDNGPNAYQITSLVKFALHEIDFGWGKPTKVSIANGLNNKLAILMGNQSGGLDAFVTLSEQDMSVFERDPELLEFASLVPSC; this is encoded by the coding sequence ATGGCCTCAATTGATCAATCACCTATAGGAACTACTCCAGAAAATATCAACAAGCCCTTCTCTGCCACCACCATTTCTCTCCCACTTGTATCCATAATTTCTGAGAAGCTCATTAAACCTTCTTCTCCAACTCCTCATACTAAAAGATGGCACAGACTTTCTCTTATTGATCAAGCTTTCAGCAACTCTTACATTCCATTTTCCCTTTTCTACACCAAACAACAACTAGATGCTATTTCAAAGAACAATAATCCTACTCAAATATCTCATCTTCTTGAGGAATCTTTATCGAAAATCTTGTCCACTTATTATCCATATGCCGGAAGGCTTAAGGATAATAATGTGGTTGATTGTAATGACACGGGGGCCGAATTCGTTGAAGCTCAAATCAGTTGCCCAATATCACAAACTCTTAACTGGCACAATTCAGCTACTGAAGATTTGCTATTTCCTCAAGGATTACCTTGGTCGAATAGTGCAGATCGCGGACTAGTTGCTGTTCAGCTCAGCTATTTTAATTGTGGAGGAATagcaatcagtatgtgtatatctCACAAGATTGGTGATGGATGCAGTGGGTACAATCTTTTTCGCGATTGGTCTGAGATAACTCGCGATCCAAATTTTTCAAAACCATCTCTTCACTATGTTGAACAATCTATTTTTCCTCCACCATCAAGTGGTCCTTTTCTTTCCCCGCTATTCATGTCAAACACACATGATTGTGTACAAAGAAGGTACATTTTCTCTAACGAAAAATTACTTAACCTTAAGAACAGGGTTGCTGCTGAATCAGAGGTGCAAAATCCAACACGTACAGAAGTTGTGAGTGCACTTATCTTTAAACGTGCTGTTGCAGCAGCAAAGGCAAACTCAGGGTTTTTCCAACCATCATCAATGGTTCAAGCAGTTGATTTGCGAGCACAAATTGGTTTGCCTCCAAATGCTATTGGAAATCTTCTTACTATCTGTCCAACGTCAATAACCAATGAACAAAGTATGACAATATCAAAATTAGTCAGTGAAATGAGGAAATCAAAAGAGCTAGCTTACAACAGAGACAACATATTTGTGGCGTTATTGCTCGAGCTAGCTAATTCGAAACAGGAATATCATGACAATGGGCCTAATGCGTATCAGATTACTAGCTTAGTGAAATTTGCACTTCACGAAATCGATTTTGGATGGGGAAAGCCTACAAAGGTGAGTATAGCAAATGGTCTAAATAACAAGTTGGCTATATTGATGGGTAATCAAAGTGGAGGACTGGATGCATTTGTGACACTCAGTGAACAAGATATGTCTGTATTCGAACGTGACCCTGAGCTTCTTGAATTTGCTTCTTTAGTTCCAAGTTGTTAG